The sequence GAGCCTATCAGGTCTCGTCACCGCTCGCACGTTCCATCGCCGCCGCCACCGGGGCACGCAGATCGAACCCCAGCAGCTCCTGCTCCGCTGCGATGCCTTTCAACGACGCACGGAACCGACGCACGCCGAAGCTGCGCAGTAGCTGCGCGGAGGCGGAATGCGCCGCCGTCTCGCGCGCGAGCACCAGCTCCGACGGACCCGCCTGCGCCTGCAGGCGCGCCGCGACATTGACCGTGGTGCCGAAGAAGTCCAAGCGATCGTTGGCGCGCACCGCGAGGCACGGTCCTTCGTGGATGCCAATCTTCACGCTGATGCCCTCACCGCCGTGCTCGTCGTTGGTGGCCGCGACCATCGCGATGCCGGCGGCGACGGCATCCTCGATCCGCGAGAACGAGACCATCACGGCGTCGCCCATGGTCTTGACCACGGTGCCGTCGTGGGCAGTTGCGCAGCGCTCCATCGAGCGGAAGTGGGCCTGCACGATCGCGAACGCACGGGCGTCGCCGACCCGCTCGTACAGCGCCGTGGAACCGGTGAGGTCGCTGAACAGCAACACGAGCCGCCCGACGCTGAGCTCGAGCCCCGCCGCGGGGGCCTCGGTGGCGAACAGCTCGACGAACTCGGGCAGCGTCGCGATCACGCTGCCGAGCACGGCGTCGCAGGACCAGGCGCCGCGCTCGATCGAGACGTACGCGGGCTCGTCGAGCGCCGACGTGACGCGCAGCGCGGTGGTGCCGTCGCTCGACGCCCCCGTCGCGGTGCACTCGACCTCGCCGGGACGCAGCACCACCGAAAGCGATGCCGGCGCGACCGCGGCCTCGAGCACGGCGGGTCGCTGTGCGCCCAGCGTCCGCAGCAGCAGGTGCCCGTCGGCGAGCGGCAGCACCGCATCCCGCACCGCGCCCGGCTCGACCCGCAGCTGCGCGATGACGTGGGGGCGCAGCGCCGGGCTGGCCGCGCAGAACACCCCCGGCGTCACCGGTCGCACCGCCGCGTTGCAGCGGAACACCGCCTCGACGCTGCGGCCGAAGTCGACGTCGTAGCGGATGTTGCAGGCCTCGCAGTGCACCTGCCGACCGAGCTTCTCGAGCGAGTCCTCGACCGCCGCCGAGACTCGACACACCGGGCAGTTGATCTGCCAGTTCAGGTCGACGAGCCCCGCCCGCGTGGCGTGTAAGAAGGTCCGCAGCACCTCGCGGCGATCGAGACCCCAGCCGCGCGCGCGTGCGAACGGCTGCATCTGCGCGACATCCTCGTCGGGGCGCTCGCGCAGCCACGCGATCAGGCGCTCGCTCGCGGCACCCGGGAGCTCGTAGCTACGCAGGCGCTCGGCCCGGCGCTCGAGCTCGGCGTGATCGACCGGGGTGTGCCCGCCGCTCAGCGCCGGCTTCGATCCGTCGTCGAGCAGCGCCGCGACGCGCTCGGCGGGCGGTCTCACGCCGGGCGTTTCGGCCGTCACGCGCGCGAGCGCAGGGCCACGCAGCAGCTCGGCGATGGCCTCGAGGTAGGCGCGCGTCCGTCCTGCCAGGTGCGCGCGCACCAGCGGATTGAGCAGCCGCATGTACCACTGCGTCGAGCTACCCGAGACCGTCACGCGTGCACGGGCACCGTCGCCGTCGGGCTCGACCTCCATGCGCATGCCGCCGGTCTTCGCGGGCCCAGCGAGGAACTGCCGCGCGCCCTCGAGCATGCGGCCCTCGATCCACTCATACGGCGGCTCGATCCACTCCATCTCGACGCCGTTCTGGCGCGCGCGGGCCACGTGCACACGCCGGCCGTCGATGGTCTCCCAGCGATACGAGGCGAAGCCGAGGCCGAGCGCGCGATCGAAGCGATTGGTGTCGGTCAGCAACGCCCACACGAGCTCGGCGGGTGCGTCGTAGCGTCGCTCGATCGTGACCGCGGACTTCGGCATGCGGACCCACGCCATCGTGCCACAAACCGCGGCGCGCTACATGCCGCGCAGGAGTGCCTGTGCGGCGCGCTCGATGTCGTCGCGCGTGGTGCTGCGACCGAGTGACAGCCGCAGGGCGCCGGCCGCCTCCCGTGGGTCCACGCCCATCGCACCGAGCACGCCACCCACGGCGACCATGTCGCCGGGTCCGTGGTCGAGCACCGCGTGACACGCCGAGCCGGTCGATGCAGCGACCTCTGGGGCGGCCGCGAGGATCGCCGCGCCGCTGCGGTCGGGCACGCGCACGTGCAGCGTGTTCGGCAACGTCGGCACGTCGGCACCGGAGCGCACCAGCGTCGGCGCGCCCTGCCGAAGTCGCTGCCACAGCAGCTCGCGCAGCTCGAGCTGCCGCGCCGACTCGCGCACGAGGTCGGCGGCCGCCAGCGAGCACGCGGCCCCGAGTGCGACCGCGAGCGCGACCGGCTCGGTGCCCGATCGCAGCCCGCGCTGCTGCCCGCCGCCGTGGGAGATCGGGTGGAGCGCGACGCCGCGGCGCACCACCAGCGCACCGATGCCGACCGGCGCGTAGAACTTGTGGCCGACGATCGTGAGCAGGTCGACCCCGAGCGCCCGCATGTCGACCGGGACCTTGCCGACCGCCTGCGCGGCATCGCAGTGCACCACCACGTCGGGCGCTGCGGCGCGCGCCAGCGCGGACAGCTCCGCGACCGGCTGCAGCGTGCCGGTCTCGTTCTGCGCGAGCATCACCGTCAGCATGCCGGCGGGCCGCTGCAGCCGGCCTCGCGCTGCGACGAGCTCGACCCGCGCGTTGCGATCGACCTGCAACCGCTCGACCTCGACGCCGCGGGCGAGCACCGCCGCCTCGACCGCGGGGTGCTCGACCGCCGACATCACGATGCGGTCGCGGGGCAGCACCGCGCCGAGGATCGCGAGGTTGTCGGCCTCGGTGCCACCGCTGACGAACACGACCTCGTCCTGCGACGCACCGACCAGCTGCGCGACCGCCTCGCGCGCCTGCGCCAGCGCGGCTGCGGCCTCACGGCCGTACGCATGACTCGACGAGGGATTGCCGAACTGCCCGCCCAGCCACGGCAACATCGCCTCGCGCACCGCAGGATGCACCGGCGTGGTCGCGTTGTGATCGAGGTAGATCGGCATCGACATGCGGCGATGCTACCAGCCGCATCGCAACCCGCGGCCGGTCGACCACGCGCGGCGGCGCCCGCCGGGCGCGTGGGCTCGCGGCGGCGTGCATCGAGCAGGGTGCCCTCGCTAGGCTTGGCCACGCGCGGTGTCGGGCTCCGTTCTTGCACCGCGGCGGCCAGCATCCGATGGATCTCAAGAGCGGGTACCCCTTCTGGGCGATCAAGAACGGCCTGATGACCGCGTTTCCGCCGCTGACGGACGACGTACGCTGCGACGTTGCGATCGTTGGCGGCGGCATCACGGGGGCGCTCATCGCCGACGAGTTCTCGCAGCACGGACACGCGGTGGTCGTGCTCGAGCAGCGCGACGTCGGCTGGGGCAGCTCCGCGGCCAGCACCGCACTCCTGCAGTACGAGATCGACACCCACATGACCGCGCTCGCGCAGCGCTACGGCGAGGCCGACGCGGTGCTCGCGTATCGTGCGTGCCTCGACGCGATCCCCCAGCTCCAGGCCGTCGCGACCGAGCTCGGCGACGTCGACTTCGCGACCACCGACAGCCTGTACTACGCCAGCAAGCGCGGGCACGCGAAGGACCTGCGCGAGGAGTTCGCGATGCGCCGGGCCCACGGCTTGCCGGTCGAGTTCCTCGAGGCCGCGGCGGTACGCGAGCGATTCAGCATCGCTGCGCCCTGCGCGATCCTCAGCACGGTCGCCGCGCGCGTCGATCCGTACCGGATGGCCTGTCGCCTGTTGACCCGCCTCGCCCGGCGCGGCGGCCACGTCTTCGACCGCACCACGATGGATCGCTTCGAGGCGACCGAGCGCGGCGTCACCCTGCACACCCCGCGGGGCGCGTGCGTGCATGCGGGCCATGTCGTGCTCGCGGCGGGCTACGCCGGCCAGCGGGTGCTCGGGCAGCGAGTCGCCCGCACCCGCAGCAGCTACGCATTCATCACCGACCCGATCGACGCCGACACCCTCGGCCCGTTCGCGAGCACGATGGTGTGGGAGTCTGCGCGCCCCTATCTCTACCTGCGAAGCACCGGCGACGGCCGCCTGCTCGTCGGCGGTGACGACGACGCGATCGATCTTCCGGCGCGCCGCGATCGCCGGGTCGAGACCAAGGCGCGGAGCTTGAACAAGAAGGCCCAGCGTCTGCTGCCCGACATCGCGGTGCGCCCCTGCTTCGCGTGGGCAGGCACCTTCGCAGAGACCGAAGACGGCCTGCCCTTCTTCGGCCCCCACGCCGAGCACGGCCCGCGCGTGCACTTCGCGATGGCCTACGGCGGCAACGGCATCAC is a genomic window of Deltaproteobacteria bacterium containing:
- a CDS encoding SRPBCC family protein, encoding MPKSAVTIERRYDAPAELVWALLTDTNRFDRALGLGFASYRWETIDGRRVHVARARQNGVEMEWIEPPYEWIEGRMLEGARQFLAGPAKTGGMRMEVEPDGDGARARVTVSGSSTQWYMRLLNPLVRAHLAGRTRAYLEAIAELLRGPALARVTAETPGVRPPAERVAALLDDGSKPALSGGHTPVDHAELERRAERLRSYELPGAASERLIAWLRERPDEDVAQMQPFARARGWGLDRREVLRTFLHATRAGLVDLNWQINCPVCRVSAAVEDSLEKLGRQVHCEACNIRYDVDFGRSVEAVFRCNAAVRPVTPGVFCAASPALRPHVIAQLRVEPGAVRDAVLPLADGHLLLRTLGAQRPAVLEAAVAPASLSVVLRPGEVECTATGASSDGTTALRVTSALDEPAYVSIERGAWSCDAVLGSVIATLPEFVELFATEAPAAGLELSVGRLVLLFSDLTGSTALYERVGDARAFAIVQAHFRSMERCATAHDGTVVKTMGDAVMVSFSRIEDAVAAGIAMVAATNDEHGGEGISVKIGIHEGPCLAVRANDRLDFFGTTVNVAARLQAQAGPSELVLARETAAHSASAQLLRSFGVRRFRASLKGIAAEQELLGFDLRAPVAAAMERASGDET
- a CDS encoding cysteine desulfurase, with the protein product MSMPIYLDHNATTPVHPAVREAMLPWLGGQFGNPSSSHAYGREAAAALAQAREAVAQLVGASQDEVVFVSGGTEADNLAILGAVLPRDRIVMSAVEHPAVEAAVLARGVEVERLQVDRNARVELVAARGRLQRPAGMLTVMLAQNETGTLQPVAELSALARAAAPDVVVHCDAAQAVGKVPVDMRALGVDLLTIVGHKFYAPVGIGALVVRRGVALHPISHGGGQQRGLRSGTEPVALAVALGAACSLAAADLVRESARQLELRELLWQRLRQGAPTLVRSGADVPTLPNTLHVRVPDRSGAAILAAAPEVAASTGSACHAVLDHGPGDMVAVGGVLGAMGVDPREAAGALRLSLGRSTTRDDIERAAQALLRGM
- a CDS encoding FAD-binding oxidoreductase, which gives rise to MDLKSGYPFWAIKNGLMTAFPPLTDDVRCDVAIVGGGITGALIADEFSQHGHAVVVLEQRDVGWGSSAASTALLQYEIDTHMTALAQRYGEADAVLAYRACLDAIPQLQAVATELGDVDFATTDSLYYASKRGHAKDLREEFAMRRAHGLPVEFLEAAAVRERFSIAAPCAILSTVAARVDPYRMACRLLTRLARRGGHVFDRTTMDRFEATERGVTLHTPRGACVHAGHVVLAAGYAGQRVLGQRVARTRSSYAFITDPIDADTLGPFASTMVWESARPYLYLRSTGDGRLLVGGDDDAIDLPARRDRRVETKARSLNKKAQRLLPDIAVRPCFAWAGTFAETEDGLPFFGPHAEHGPRVHFAMAYGGNGITYSMLGGGLLRARIEGREHPLGRLFGFDRIA